From the genome of Burkholderiales bacterium:
TGCAGTTTGTACTGGTATTTCGGCGAATCGACTGTCTGACCGTTCGGGATATACGCGCAGACGATGCGAACGCCATCAACGGTCGCGGCAATGACGCGCTTTTGTTCGTCGGGGTGGTTGGGAATCGCGCAAACGATGTCGGCCGCCGGCAGCTTGCTCAGAATCGCGACGCCGTTGTACGAAGGCTGCCCGCAAAACACCGATTGGTAGCCGGCAGCGCGCAGTTCGGCGGACGGAAACTTGTCGTCGGTCAGCTTGGTTTCCTGCAGACAGAGCACGTCCGGCTGATTGGCGGCGAGCCAATCCAGCACATGCGACAGACGCACCTTCAGCGAGTTTATGTTCCAGGTGGCAAGCTTCATACGCCATATAATTATATGGATGTTAACGAGAATAAACGTGGTTATGTATTCCCGCTACACAACTGGCTACACGCGCTCGGCTAGTGGTCTTCTGTTTTTTCTATGTTTCCCCATTTTCTACTTTAATCTATTTCTGGAAAAACTTTTTCCGGTATGGGGTGCTGAACCACTGTGTCTCAACCCGAATCGCAAGACTACCCCGGAGAATTCCCAACTGACTGGTCGCCGCTTTTGTTCCTCGCGCCCGATAGCCCGCGCGTAGTGCCGCTGCCGAGCGGTGTTCGCCCTCAGGTGTCTTTGCGCCGGTCGATAGCCCGCCGTGGAATTTTGCATCGCCCGCACTTCCTGACGAAGACGCTCGCGCGCGTGAGCACGGAGATGAGTCTTCACGTGCTCGCCTATAACCTCAAGCGATTGATGCGCATCTTGGGTATCGGCGCGACGCTTGCAATGATGAGGGTCTGAGGGCATCGGCTCTCTTCTTGCCCCTCAATCAGCCCAATCGGGCTGCTAAACACCTCGAACCGATCAATGCGACAATCTTGGATGAAGCTGGCGGCGCCGAAAACGCCATCCCGAAGCCATGCCAGCCCTGCTCTGCGTCAGTGAACGGACAGACAGTTTCCAGACCGCCTGGGTCGCAGCCTGCCCGTTCCAGGCGGGCGCAGAGTAGGGTTTCCTTTCACATCGAAAAGGAAGCCCCCCCATGGAATAGACCAGAGTCATTTCGCAAGCCACCGGCGAACCGTCAACCGATGCGCTAACGCTGCGCGCCCCACGGCGGCGCGATGCCATAGAACCAGGCACTACCAATTTTCAGTGCAGCATGCGCGTAAATTCATGTCGGCGGCGCGCAACAAACCGATGATCGCAGTCGAATCGGGGCGCAAGCCGAAAGGCGCCAAGGCCGCCGCCTCCCACACAGGTGCGCTCGCCGGCGCCGACGATGTTTACGACGCGGCGCTGCGCCGCGCTGGCGTTTTGCGGGTCGACACCACCCTCGATCTCTTCGCCGCCGCGCAGCCGCTCGCGCTGGCGCGGCCGCTCTACGGCGACCGACTTGCCCTCGTCACCAACGGCGGCGGTCCGGGTGTGATGGCAACAGACGACCTAGTGTTGAGGGTCTGAAAAAAGCTGGGTGAGCACGCCCGGCATCAACGACCAACGCGAATTTTTGGAGACGGAAATGAATGAACTGAACGGTTACGACATAGAAGATTTGAAGCCAGGTATGACGGCCTCGTTCGCGAAAACGATCACCGAGGCGGACATCGTCTTGTTTGCCGGTGTGTCCGGCGACAACAACGCGATGCACATCAACGAGGAATTCGCTTCAAGCACCCAGTTCCAGGGGCGCATCGCCCACGGCATGCTGACCGCAAGTGTGATTTCCGCCGCCATCGCCAACAAGCTCCCCGGCCCCGGAACGATCTATCTCGGCCAGAATCTGCGCTTCAAGGCGGTGGTGATCGACGAGGAGGCGATGGTGACGACGACGTGGAGCAGCCGACACGCATCCAGCCCACCAAATAGCGGCTGAACACGTCCAGGATCACATACAGGTGGAAACGCTCGCCCTTGCCGGGGACCCTTCAGCTTGGTGAGCTCCCAAGACCACACCTGACGTGGCCCCGTAGCCA
Proteins encoded in this window:
- a CDS encoding MaoC family dehydratase; this encodes MNELNGYDIEDLKPGMTASFAKTITEADIVLFAGVSGDNNAMHINEEFASSTQFQGRIAHGMLTASVISAAIANKLPGPGTIYLGQNLRFKAVVIDEEAMVTTTWSSRHASSPPNSG